The following coding sequences lie in one Kribbella sp. NBC_00709 genomic window:
- a CDS encoding Gfo/Idh/MocA family protein — MPDPLRLLQVGAGGMGRAWLRTIAANPDVQLVGLVDLDLETARAAADQHGFTDLPIATSIDELSRDAEAVIDVTVPVAHPKVSVDALLRGLPVLCEKPLAETVRECLQMVAASEVSGKLLMVSQSRRYFRAVAAFQRQLAELGAIGTLSCEFYKAPHFSGFRERMAEPLLVDMAIHQFDLSRKLIGSEPVAVYCDSYNPPWSWFDGNAAASAIFTYADGTRFSFDGSWCAPGLETSWNGFWRASTAGGTATWDGDNAPVAELTSGEPLPAGMSDEPQEIAGSLVEFVNAVRTSTTPQSEVHSNVVSLAMVEAAVRSADTGVPVLIADVITGAYDEALATTEDPALLAALKAWPNPLKAVGLEPEPRP; from the coding sequence ATGCCTGACCCCTTGCGTCTCCTCCAGGTCGGCGCCGGCGGCATGGGCCGCGCCTGGCTCCGCACGATCGCCGCCAATCCCGACGTACAACTGGTCGGCCTCGTAGACCTCGACCTCGAAACCGCCCGCGCCGCCGCCGACCAGCACGGCTTCACCGACCTCCCCATCGCGACCTCGATCGACGAACTGAGCAGGGATGCCGAGGCGGTCATCGACGTGACCGTCCCGGTAGCGCATCCGAAAGTCAGCGTCGACGCACTGCTCCGCGGCCTCCCGGTGTTGTGCGAGAAGCCACTGGCTGAGACCGTCCGCGAATGCCTCCAGATGGTCGCGGCATCCGAGGTCAGCGGCAAACTCCTGATGGTCTCGCAATCCCGCCGCTACTTCCGCGCCGTAGCAGCCTTCCAACGTCAGCTCGCTGAGCTCGGCGCAATCGGCACGTTGTCGTGCGAGTTCTACAAAGCGCCGCACTTCAGCGGTTTCCGCGAACGCATGGCCGAGCCGCTCCTCGTCGACATGGCGATCCACCAGTTCGACCTCTCCCGCAAGCTCATCGGGTCGGAGCCGGTCGCGGTGTACTGCGACTCGTACAACCCGCCGTGGAGCTGGTTCGACGGCAACGCCGCCGCATCCGCGATCTTCACGTACGCCGACGGCACCCGCTTCTCCTTCGACGGCAGCTGGTGCGCGCCCGGCCTGGAGACGTCCTGGAACGGCTTCTGGCGCGCGAGCACCGCCGGCGGTACGGCGACATGGGACGGCGACAACGCACCCGTCGCCGAGCTCACGTCTGGCGAGCCCCTTCCCGCCGGCATGTCCGACGAGCCCCAGGAGATCGCCGGCTCGCTGGTCGAGTTCGTCAACGCCGTCCGTACGTCGACAACCCCGCAATCCGAAGTCCACTCCAACGTGGTAAGCCTCGCCATGGTCGAAGCCGCCGTACGCTCCGCCGACACCGGGGTCCCGGTCCTTATCGCCGACGTCATCACCGGCGCGTACGACGAGGCCCTCGCCACGACTGAGGACCCGGCGTTGCTAGCGGCGTTGAAGGCCTGGCCCAACCCCCTGAAGGCAGTCGGGCTGGAACCAGAGCCGCGCCCGTAA
- a CDS encoding ThuA domain-containing protein — MTIRVLVWGENRHEQIEPHVREIYPDGMHETIAAGIRENLEAKVSTTTLDEPEHGLTEDVLAETDVLVWWGHAAHGEVDDKVVDRVYQHVLSGMGLVVLHSGHWSKIFGKLMGTTCTLRWRSERDRELVWTVNPTHPIAQGVPHPIVIEQQEMYGEFFDIPVPDELVFVSSFSGGEVFRSGCTFRRGHGKIFYFSPGDQDFPVYHHKDVRRVIANGVKWARTDLPERALPTLLRYETDDFFNGQGYKGPIEEPADA, encoded by the coding sequence ATGACGATTCGCGTACTCGTCTGGGGCGAGAACCGGCACGAGCAGATCGAGCCGCACGTCCGGGAGATCTACCCGGACGGCATGCACGAGACCATCGCCGCCGGCATCCGCGAGAACCTCGAGGCGAAGGTCTCCACCACGACGCTGGACGAACCGGAGCACGGCCTGACCGAGGACGTGCTGGCCGAGACCGACGTCCTCGTGTGGTGGGGGCACGCCGCCCACGGTGAGGTCGACGACAAGGTGGTCGACCGCGTGTACCAGCACGTGCTGTCGGGTATGGGCCTGGTCGTGCTGCACTCCGGTCACTGGTCGAAGATCTTCGGCAAGCTCATGGGTACGACGTGCACCCTGCGCTGGCGCAGCGAGCGCGACCGCGAGCTGGTCTGGACGGTGAACCCGACGCACCCGATCGCGCAGGGGGTCCCGCACCCGATCGTGATCGAGCAGCAGGAGATGTACGGCGAGTTCTTCGACATCCCGGTGCCGGACGAACTGGTTTTCGTGTCGTCGTTCTCCGGCGGCGAGGTGTTCCGGTCCGGCTGCACGTTCCGCCGCGGGCACGGGAAGATCTTCTACTTCTCACCCGGCGACCAGGACTTCCCGGTCTACCACCACAAGGACGTCCGCAGGGTGATCGCGAACGGCGTGAAGTGGGCTCGCACCGATCTGCCGGAGCGGGCGTTGCCGACGTTGCTGCGGTACGAGACCGACGACTTCTTCAACGGTCAGGGTTACAAGGGTCCGATCGAGGAGCCTGCGGATGCCTGA
- a CDS encoding carbohydrate ABC transporter permease, which produces MRRTAYTVIGVLILCVMLFPVYWMLNASLQPSGNTLTAGFLPLHPTFAGYKRALDEQGGNLVTSLIIAAGTVVLSLAIATPCAYALSQFRSRWVSIGLLAILISQMIPGIVIANALYTAYERLGLLNSIPGLIVANCSSGIPFAILILRSFMMSLPPSLVEAARVDGAGLFRAFVAIVLPISKNSLITAGLFSFLFSWSDFLFALTLTTKGRVRPVTLGIYQYLGTQVQNWNAVMATAVLSAIPAIVLLVAAQKYIAAGAIGGAVK; this is translated from the coding sequence ATGCGACGTACGGCGTACACCGTGATCGGTGTGCTGATCCTGTGCGTGATGCTGTTCCCGGTCTACTGGATGCTGAACGCATCGCTGCAACCGTCCGGGAACACGTTGACCGCGGGCTTCCTGCCGTTGCACCCGACGTTCGCCGGCTACAAGCGCGCTCTCGACGAGCAGGGCGGCAACCTGGTCACCAGCCTGATCATCGCGGCCGGGACCGTCGTGCTCAGTCTGGCGATCGCGACACCGTGTGCCTACGCGCTCTCGCAGTTCCGGTCCCGCTGGGTCTCGATCGGGCTGCTGGCGATCCTGATCTCGCAGATGATCCCGGGGATCGTGATCGCGAACGCGTTGTACACGGCGTACGAACGGCTCGGGCTGCTGAACTCGATCCCGGGGCTGATCGTTGCCAACTGCAGCAGCGGGATCCCGTTCGCGATCCTGATCCTGCGCTCGTTCATGATGTCGCTGCCGCCGTCACTGGTGGAGGCCGCGCGGGTCGACGGCGCCGGGTTGTTCCGGGCGTTCGTCGCGATCGTGCTGCCGATCAGCAAGAACTCGCTGATCACCGCGGGACTGTTCAGTTTCCTCTTCTCCTGGAGCGATTTCCTGTTCGCGCTGACGCTGACCACCAAGGGTCGGGTCCGGCCGGTGACGCTGGGGATCTACCAGTACCTCGGCACGCAGGTGCAGAACTGGAACGCGGTGATGGCGACCGCGGTGCTCTCGGCGATCCCGGCCATCGTGCTGCTGGTCGCCGCCCAGAAGTACATCGCCGCCGGCGCCATCGGCGGAGCTGTCAAATAA
- a CDS encoding carbohydrate ABC transporter permease, which yields MAASTLMQGTKVAGPKPARRPRGRRHRGEDLTKLLFVLPAAIAMIALFGYPVVKNLLMSLQDYGLRTFFTGVAPWVGLKNYSAVVTDKLFSDAMLNTALFTIGSIAFQFVIGLGLALFFRQRFPLGGLLRSLLLLPWLLPLIVSSATWRSILEQDSGILNRSLLGLHIINDPVPWLNSPSVALIAVIGVNIWIGIPFNVTLLYSGLTEIPDELYEAGQLDGATGWRAFWYITWPNLRAVAGVVLMLGVVYTIKVLDIILGLTGGGPANATQTLATQSYEKSFVDFKFGQGAALSNILIAISFVFAIFYLRSTRRAVDE from the coding sequence ATGGCGGCATCGACCTTGATGCAAGGCACCAAGGTGGCCGGCCCGAAGCCTGCTCGCAGGCCTCGTGGCCGGCGCCACCGGGGTGAGGATCTGACCAAGCTCCTGTTCGTCCTGCCGGCCGCGATCGCGATGATCGCGCTGTTCGGTTACCCCGTGGTGAAGAACCTGCTGATGAGCCTGCAGGACTACGGGTTGCGGACGTTCTTCACCGGCGTCGCGCCGTGGGTCGGGCTGAAGAACTACAGCGCGGTCGTCACGGACAAGCTGTTCTCGGACGCGATGCTCAACACCGCGCTGTTCACCATCGGCTCGATCGCGTTCCAGTTCGTGATCGGGCTCGGGCTGGCGCTGTTCTTCCGGCAGCGCTTCCCGCTGGGCGGACTGCTGCGCTCGTTGCTCCTGCTGCCGTGGCTGCTGCCGCTGATCGTGTCGAGCGCGACCTGGCGCTCGATCCTCGAACAGGACAGCGGCATCCTGAACCGGTCCCTGCTGGGCCTGCACATCATCAACGACCCGGTGCCGTGGCTGAACTCGCCGTCGGTCGCGCTGATCGCGGTGATCGGCGTGAACATCTGGATCGGCATCCCGTTCAACGTGACCCTGCTGTACTCCGGTCTCACCGAGATCCCGGACGAGCTGTACGAAGCCGGGCAGCTCGACGGCGCGACCGGGTGGCGGGCGTTCTGGTACATCACCTGGCCGAACCTGCGGGCGGTGGCGGGCGTGGTGCTGATGCTCGGCGTCGTCTACACGATCAAGGTCCTGGACATCATCCTCGGCCTGACCGGCGGCGGACCGGCGAATGCGACGCAGACGCTCGCGACCCAGTCGTACGAGAAATCCTTCGTGGACTTCAAGTTCGGGCAGGGCGCCGCGTTGAGCAACATCCTGATCGCGATCTCGTTCGTGTTCGCGATCTTCTACCTGCGCAGCACCCGCCGCGCTGTCGACGAGTAG
- a CDS encoding sugar ABC transporter substrate-binding protein — protein MISKRIAAALAGATTVSLLLVACGDNGGGGQSSSSSGDSVKSLTILDYYNNDPDKSLVQKGLDSCASQLGITIQRETVPGDTLIQKVLQQASSKTLPDVLMLDNPDVQQIAATGALAPLNDLGLSGDGVIQGMVDATSYQGKLYGLAPVTNTIALFYNKDMLAEAGVQPPKTWDELKAAAKKLTKPGRYGMAFNANATYEGSWQFLPAMWTNGGDETDLTSPQVAEALQLWTDLVKSGSASKSVINWTQGDVNDQFIAGKAAMMVNGPWQIPALNKAPKIKWDVVTFPVNKPDQKPVAPLGGEAWTVPLNKDQAKQQKAADFVKCLNSDQNELDWAKARYTIPTKTALLDQYVKDVPSMKAFTEQVKTARSRTGKLGDKWPDAAKVIYQAIQLALTGKASPQDAFKQASGG, from the coding sequence ATGATCAGCAAGCGGATCGCCGCCGCGCTGGCGGGTGCGACGACGGTGTCGCTCCTGCTGGTCGCCTGCGGCGACAACGGCGGCGGTGGCCAGTCGTCGTCCTCGTCCGGCGACAGCGTCAAGAGCCTCACGATCCTGGACTACTACAACAACGACCCGGACAAATCCCTTGTACAGAAGGGACTTGACTCCTGCGCGTCGCAGCTCGGCATCACGATCCAACGGGAGACGGTGCCTGGTGACACCTTGATCCAGAAGGTGCTGCAGCAGGCCTCGTCGAAGACGTTGCCCGACGTGCTGATGCTCGACAACCCCGACGTACAGCAGATCGCCGCGACCGGTGCGCTGGCGCCCCTGAACGACCTGGGCCTGAGCGGGGACGGAGTCATCCAGGGCATGGTCGACGCGACGTCGTACCAGGGCAAGCTCTACGGGCTGGCTCCGGTGACGAACACGATCGCGCTGTTCTACAACAAGGACATGCTGGCCGAGGCCGGCGTCCAGCCGCCGAAGACCTGGGACGAGCTGAAGGCCGCGGCCAAGAAGCTCACCAAGCCCGGCCGGTACGGGATGGCCTTCAACGCCAACGCGACGTACGAGGGCTCCTGGCAGTTCCTGCCGGCGATGTGGACCAACGGCGGCGACGAGACCGACCTGACCAGCCCGCAGGTGGCCGAAGCCCTGCAGTTGTGGACGGATCTGGTGAAGTCGGGGTCCGCGTCGAAGAGCGTCATCAACTGGACCCAGGGCGACGTGAACGACCAGTTCATCGCCGGCAAGGCCGCGATGATGGTGAACGGCCCGTGGCAGATCCCGGCGCTGAACAAGGCGCCGAAGATCAAGTGGGACGTGGTCACGTTCCCGGTGAACAAGCCGGATCAGAAGCCGGTCGCGCCGCTCGGCGGTGAGGCGTGGACGGTCCCGCTGAACAAGGACCAGGCCAAGCAGCAGAAGGCCGCCGACTTCGTGAAGTGCCTGAACTCGGACCAGAACGAGCTGGACTGGGCGAAGGCCCGGTACACCATCCCGACCAAGACCGCGCTGCTCGACCAGTACGTCAAGGACGTGCCCTCGATGAAGGCCTTCACCGAGCAGGTCAAGACCGCCCGGTCCCGGACCGGCAAGCTCGGCGACAAGTGGCCGGACGCGGCGAAGGTGATCTACCAGGCCATCCAGCTGGCGCTCACCGGTAAGGCCTCACCTCAGGACGCCTTCAAGCAGGCGTCCGGCGGCTGA
- a CDS encoding LacI family DNA-binding transcriptional regulator, which yields MVTMKDVAQRAGVSIATVSFLLNDTKPVTAATRARIEQAMLELGYRRNMVARALASRRTHIIAMAYPALDHKFGFSAAEFFTSAADAARKQDYHLVLWPVGNDGTELKELVGQGLVDGVVLMEVQLDDPRVTVLQEMSTPFALIGRTSSLEGLAHVDIDFDRTVEDAVAHLYELGHRRIVLISGNLTDPVFSTYGPYVRTEAAYRRVAAAYGLEIVVMESSGSTQSGQEAMTRLVEAHPDTTAVLIVNEFAALGAVAGLNRLGYKVPEDISVLPLLMAPEMAALTNPQLTIMRTPGPELGQLGTESLIRQVEGGDPLPPQLVPAKLYPGATVAGPRAPRSKAGAGRRGARKARS from the coding sequence ATGGTCACCATGAAGGACGTCGCTCAGCGTGCCGGTGTGTCCATCGCGACCGTGTCGTTCCTGCTGAACGACACCAAACCGGTGACAGCGGCGACCCGGGCGCGGATCGAGCAGGCGATGCTGGAGCTCGGGTACCGCCGCAACATGGTGGCCCGCGCGCTGGCGAGCCGGCGTACCCACATCATCGCGATGGCGTACCCGGCGCTCGACCACAAGTTCGGCTTCTCCGCGGCGGAGTTCTTCACCAGCGCGGCCGACGCGGCGCGGAAGCAGGACTACCACCTGGTGCTCTGGCCGGTCGGGAACGACGGGACCGAGCTGAAGGAGCTGGTCGGGCAGGGGCTGGTGGACGGCGTCGTGCTGATGGAGGTCCAGCTGGACGATCCACGAGTGACGGTCCTGCAGGAGATGTCGACGCCGTTCGCGCTGATCGGGCGGACGTCGTCCCTGGAGGGACTGGCACACGTCGACATCGACTTCGACCGGACCGTCGAGGACGCGGTCGCGCATCTGTACGAGCTCGGCCATCGGCGGATCGTGCTGATCTCGGGGAACCTGACCGATCCGGTGTTCAGCACCTACGGGCCGTACGTGCGCACGGAGGCCGCGTACCGGCGGGTGGCGGCCGCGTACGGACTGGAGATCGTGGTGATGGAGAGCTCGGGGTCGACCCAGTCCGGGCAGGAGGCAATGACGCGGCTGGTCGAGGCGCATCCGGACACCACGGCTGTGTTGATCGTCAACGAGTTCGCCGCACTCGGGGCGGTCGCGGGGCTGAATCGCCTTGGTTACAAGGTTCCTGAGGACATCTCGGTACTGCCGTTGCTGATGGCACCGGAGATGGCGGCGCTGACGAATCCGCAACTGACGATCATGCGTACGCCCGGCCCGGAGCTGGGTCAGCTGGGCACCGAATCCCTCATCCGCCAGGTCGAAGGCGGCGACCCGCTCCCACCCCAACTCGTGCCCGCCAAGCTCTATCCCGGCGCTACGGTCGCAGGTCCCAGAGCGCCGCGATCAAAGGCCGGTGCAGGTCGGCGCGGCGCACGCAAAGCCCGATCGTGA
- the ilvY gene encoding HTH-type transcriptional activator IlvY, with protein sequence MEHRELELFLHLARTLNYGRTSLECHVSAATLTRTIQRLETRVGARLLDRGPRGVVLTAEGRRFTTYAEQVLGLWDDYRAGSDEPAGLTGELRIFATVTACQTLLPDLLSPLRAAHPQIRLDVRTGDAAAALARLDEGEVDAAVAGIPKRLPQTLVSRPVAVTDLVLVHARDTEPDGTYVVPARGLVREAAFRWFRTTGTKPVIAAEPDGHEALLALIALGCGTGVVPRLVLESSVVRDRLVEVPAQLEALTIGLCVRRADLHRPLIAALWDLRP encoded by the coding sequence GTGGAGCATCGGGAGCTGGAGCTGTTCCTGCATCTGGCGCGCACGTTGAACTACGGACGCACCAGCCTCGAATGCCACGTCAGCGCGGCGACGCTGACCCGCACGATCCAGCGACTGGAGACGCGGGTCGGCGCCCGGCTGCTCGATCGCGGGCCGCGCGGCGTCGTACTGACCGCGGAGGGCCGGCGGTTCACGACGTACGCCGAGCAGGTGCTGGGACTGTGGGACGACTACCGGGCCGGCTCCGATGAGCCGGCCGGGCTGACGGGGGAGTTGCGGATCTTCGCGACCGTGACCGCGTGCCAGACGTTGCTACCGGACCTGTTGTCGCCCCTGCGGGCGGCGCATCCGCAGATCCGGCTCGATGTACGGACCGGTGACGCGGCGGCTGCCCTCGCGCGGCTGGACGAGGGCGAGGTCGACGCAGCGGTTGCGGGCATCCCGAAGCGGCTTCCGCAGACGCTGGTGAGCCGGCCGGTTGCGGTCACGGATCTTGTGCTGGTGCACGCCCGGGACACCGAGCCTGACGGGACGTACGTCGTACCTGCGCGCGGGCTGGTGCGGGAAGCGGCGTTCCGGTGGTTTCGGACGACCGGGACGAAGCCGGTGATTGCCGCCGAGCCGGACGGGCATGAAGCACTGCTCGCCCTGATAGCCCTGGGATGTGGGACCGGAGTCGTGCCGCGGCTGGTGTTGGAGTCGTCGGTGGTCCGGGATCGGCTGGTTGAAGTGCCTGCGCAGTTGGAGGCGCTCACGATCGGGCTTTGCGTGCGCCGCGCCGACCTGCACCGGCCTTTGATCGCGGCGCTCTGGGACCTGCGACCGTAG
- the glmM gene encoding phosphoglucosamine mutase: MGRLFGTDGVRGLANVDLTAELALDLSVAAAHVLGEAGAFEGHRPRAVVGRDPRASGEFLEAAVVAGLASAGVDVVRLGVLPTPAVAYLTGSTGADLGVMLSASHNPMPDNGIKFLARGGIKLDDVIEDAIEARMNEEWQRPTGAAVGRVMDDGQGFETYVSHLVRSAPNRFDGLKVVIDCANGAASQTAPEALRRLGAEVVTVAAAPDGLNINLNCGSTHTEGLQREVIGHRADVGIALDGDADRCLAVDANGELVDGDQILAVLALAMRDSGRLSNDTVVATVMSNLGFVQAMVRERIAVEQTKVGDRYVLEAMKAGGHKLGGEQSGHVILSDHATTGDGTLTAVMLLARVAQTGKSLADLAGAMTRLPQVLVNVKDVDKNRAGTDAAVQSAVAEATSRLGDSGRVLLRPSGTEPLVRVMVEAESSDTAHEIAHSLADVVATSLKL; this comes from the coding sequence ATGGGGCGTTTGTTCGGCACGGACGGAGTCCGTGGCCTGGCGAACGTGGACCTGACCGCGGAGCTGGCGCTCGACCTTTCGGTCGCGGCAGCTCACGTACTCGGCGAGGCCGGTGCCTTCGAAGGGCACCGGCCACGCGCCGTTGTGGGCCGGGATCCTCGTGCCAGTGGTGAGTTCCTGGAAGCCGCCGTGGTGGCCGGTCTGGCCAGCGCCGGCGTCGATGTCGTCCGGCTCGGCGTACTGCCGACCCCGGCCGTCGCGTACCTGACCGGCTCGACCGGCGCCGATCTCGGCGTGATGCTGTCCGCCAGCCACAACCCGATGCCGGACAACGGCATCAAGTTCCTGGCCCGTGGCGGGATCAAGCTCGACGACGTGATCGAGGACGCCATCGAGGCCCGGATGAACGAGGAGTGGCAGCGCCCGACCGGCGCCGCCGTCGGCCGCGTGATGGACGACGGGCAGGGCTTCGAGACGTATGTCTCGCACCTGGTCCGCTCGGCCCCGAACCGCTTCGACGGTCTCAAGGTCGTGATCGACTGCGCGAACGGCGCCGCCTCGCAGACCGCGCCGGAGGCACTCCGCCGGCTCGGCGCCGAGGTCGTCACGGTCGCGGCTGCTCCCGACGGGCTGAACATCAACCTGAACTGCGGATCCACGCACACCGAGGGTCTGCAGCGTGAGGTGATCGGTCACCGCGCCGACGTGGGCATCGCGCTCGACGGCGACGCGGACCGCTGCCTGGCGGTGGACGCCAACGGCGAGCTCGTCGACGGCGACCAGATCCTCGCGGTGCTGGCGCTCGCGATGCGCGACAGCGGCCGGCTGTCGAACGACACGGTCGTCGCGACCGTGATGAGCAACCTGGGCTTCGTCCAGGCGATGGTCCGGGAGCGGATCGCGGTCGAGCAGACCAAGGTCGGCGACCGGTACGTGCTCGAGGCAATGAAGGCCGGCGGCCACAAGCTCGGCGGTGAGCAGTCCGGGCACGTGATCCTGTCCGACCACGCCACCACCGGCGACGGCACGCTGACCGCGGTCATGCTGCTGGCCCGGGTCGCGCAGACGGGGAAGAGCCTGGCCGACCTGGCCGGCGCGATGACCCGCCTCCCGCAGGTCCTGGTCAACGTGAAGGACGTGGACAAGAACCGCGCGGGCACCGACGCCGCAGTCCAGTCCGCCGTCGCGGAAGCCACCTCCCGGTTGGGTGACTCGGGACGGGTTCTGCTCCGCCCGTCGGGCACCGAGCCGCTCGTCCGCGTCATGGTCGAGGCCGAGTCCTCGGACACCGCGCACGAGATCGCCCATTCCCTCGCCGACGTGGTTGCGACGTCTCTCAAGCTCTAG
- the rpsI gene encoding 30S ribosomal protein S9, whose protein sequence is MSDITTETEEFDPEVPIDNEGPVAYTSETNPAPEQRAEQGRVAVINPAGATGRRKEAVARVRIVPGTGKWKINGKDLDVYFPNKVHQQHVNEPFVVAGLEGSYDVIARINGGGITGQAGALQLGVARCLNAADLEANRPGLKKAGLLTRDARIKERKKAGLKKARKAPQYSKR, encoded by the coding sequence GTGAGCGACATCACCACCGAGACCGAAGAGTTCGACCCCGAGGTCCCCATCGACAACGAGGGCCCGGTCGCCTACACCTCCGAGACCAACCCGGCTCCGGAGCAGCGCGCCGAGCAGGGTCGGGTCGCGGTCATCAACCCGGCCGGCGCCACTGGTCGCCGCAAGGAGGCCGTCGCCCGCGTCCGGATCGTCCCGGGCACCGGCAAGTGGAAGATCAACGGGAAGGACCTCGACGTCTACTTCCCGAACAAGGTCCACCAGCAGCACGTGAACGAGCCGTTCGTCGTCGCGGGCCTCGAGGGTTCGTACGACGTGATCGCCCGGATCAACGGCGGCGGCATCACCGGCCAGGCCGGTGCGCTGCAGCTCGGTGTGGCCCGCTGCCTGAACGCCGCGGACCTGGAGGCCAACCGTCCTGGTCTGAAGAAGGCCGGTCTGCTCACCCGCGACGCGCGGATCAAGGAGCGCAAGAAGGCCGGACTCAAGAAGGCCCGTAAGGCGCCTCAGTACAGCAAGCGCTGA
- the rplM gene encoding 50S ribosomal protein L13 — protein sequence MRTYSPKPADVTREWHVIDATDVTLGRLAVQIATLLRGKHKPTFAPHVDGGDFVIVVNASKVALSGTKRTDKLAYRHSGHPGGLTATPIGEILDKDPRKAVEKAVWGMLPKNRLSRKLLTKLKVYAGPEHPHTAQQPKPFEITQIAQ from the coding sequence GTGCGCACGTACAGCCCGAAGCCTGCTGACGTCACCCGTGAGTGGCACGTGATCGACGCCACCGACGTCACGCTCGGTCGGCTCGCCGTCCAGATCGCCACCCTGCTGCGCGGCAAGCACAAGCCGACGTTCGCACCGCACGTGGACGGCGGGGACTTCGTCATCGTCGTCAACGCCTCCAAGGTGGCCCTGTCCGGCACCAAGCGGACCGACAAGTTGGCGTACCGCCACTCGGGTCACCCGGGTGGTCTGACCGCGACGCCGATCGGCGAGATCCTCGACAAGGACCCGCGTAAGGCCGTCGAGAAGGCCGTCTGGGGGATGCTGCCGAAGAACCGCCTGAGCCGGAAGCTGCTGACCAAGCTGAAGGTGTACGCCGGCCCGGAGCACCCGCACACGGCCCAGCAGCCGAAGCCGTTCGAGATCACCCAGATCGCCCAGTAA
- a CDS encoding citrate synthase — MTEQSLTVRDNRTGKDFDLAITDGTIRAADLKQISASDGDGGLATYDPGFVNTASCRSSVTFIDGDKGILEYRGYPIEQLAEQSNYLEVAYLLVNGTLPNKAEYEAWAHDVTYHTFVHENLKTFMQGFRYDAHPMGMLLASVGALSTFYPESRNIFDEESRALQIRRLIAKMPTLGAFAFRHAQGKPYVYPDNELSYTANFLSMLFKMSEPKYAADDRLVRALEILFILHADHEQNASTNAVRAIGSTQVDPYTAVAGGIGALYGPLHGGANEAVLKMLRRIGSVDHVPSFIEGVKAGEERLMGFGHRVYKNYDPRAKIIKKAADDVFEVTGINPLLKIAVELEKIALEDEYFVSRKLYPNVDFYSGLIYEALQFPPEMFTVLFAIPRTSGWLAQWLEMLGDGDQKIARPKQIYTGQRGTQYVPMGDR; from the coding sequence GTGACCGAACAGTCGCTCACCGTCCGGGACAACCGGACCGGCAAGGACTTCGACCTTGCCATCACCGATGGCACTATCCGTGCCGCCGACCTCAAACAGATCAGCGCATCCGACGGCGACGGCGGGCTCGCCACCTACGACCCCGGCTTCGTCAACACGGCCTCGTGCCGTTCCTCCGTCACCTTCATCGACGGCGACAAGGGCATCCTGGAGTACCGCGGGTACCCGATCGAGCAGCTCGCCGAGCAGTCCAACTACCTCGAGGTGGCCTACCTCCTGGTGAACGGCACGCTGCCCAACAAGGCGGAGTACGAAGCCTGGGCGCACGACGTGACGTATCACACGTTCGTGCACGAGAACCTGAAGACCTTCATGCAGGGCTTCCGGTACGACGCGCACCCGATGGGCATGCTGCTGGCCTCGGTCGGCGCGCTGTCCACCTTCTACCCCGAGTCGCGCAACATCTTCGACGAGGAGTCGCGGGCGCTGCAGATCCGCCGGCTGATCGCGAAGATGCCGACGCTCGGCGCGTTCGCGTTCCGGCACGCCCAGGGCAAGCCGTACGTGTACCCGGACAACGAGCTCAGCTACACGGCGAACTTCCTGTCGATGCTGTTCAAGATGAGCGAGCCGAAGTACGCCGCCGACGACCGGCTGGTGCGCGCACTGGAGATCCTGTTCATCCTGCACGCTGACCACGAGCAGAACGCGTCCACGAACGCTGTCCGCGCCATCGGCTCCACCCAGGTCGACCCGTACACCGCGGTGGCCGGCGGGATCGGGGCGCTCTACGGCCCGCTGCACGGCGGCGCCAACGAGGCGGTGCTGAAGATGCTCCGCCGGATCGGCTCGGTCGACCACGTCCCGTCGTTCATCGAGGGCGTGAAGGCCGGCGAAGAGCGGCTGATGGGCTTCGGCCACCGGGTCTACAAGAACTACGACCCGCGCGCGAAGATCATCAAGAAGGCCGCCGACGACGTCTTCGAGGTCACCGGCATCAACCCGCTGCTGAAGATCGCCGTCGAGCTGGAGAAGATCGCGCTGGAGGACGAGTACTTCGTCTCCCGCAAGCTCTACCCGAACGTCGACTTCTACTCCGGCCTGATCTACGAGGCCCTGCAGTTCCCGCCGGAGATGTTCACCGTCCTGTTCGCGATCCCGCGAACCTCCGGCTGGCTGGCCCAGTGGCTGGAGATGCTCGGCGACGGCGACCAGAAGATCGCCCGCCCGAAGCAGATCTACACCGGCCAACGCGGCACCCAGTACGTCCCCATGGGCGACCGCTGA